A stretch of DNA from Trichoplusia ni isolate ovarian cell line Hi5 chromosome 9, tn1, whole genome shotgun sequence:
TCGCGAGGTTATCTTTTGGAAGCCGTTATACTTGACACGCGCGGTCCGCAGCCGGTGTCCGTCGGGCTGCCGGCTGCGGCTGCCAGTGCGAGGTGACTATGTATAgctctgtaaatattttgtaaatgtggGTTGCCATATTTGATTGTATTCGACGTAATATTGTTCTCAAAATATGTGTATGCCTATATATGGTACTCGTTGTTTAGGTGACAACATTGCGATGATGTACTACAGTTCTCCGTCTACGATAACAGATTGCGACTACCACAAAGTGTGCTGGTTTTGAAGTTGTATCATTATAATACGTGTGTAGTGTACAGCTAATAATCACTGGCCAGTGTGTGTGATGACACTACCGCTTCTACTTACACTTTGACAAATGAAATCGTCCATGAGTAATGTAACACACGCTGCCAGAGCCGAGTATAACGCGCTAGGTGTGACGGACTGCCGCGCAGACGAGACGCTTGCGGGTACTAAATTATGATCAGCcctttttaactattattttctttttgattgattttactatatttttagaaatactaATTATAGCTTTTGTAGTTCGCACAATGAATTACCCGACCGGTTGTAGCACGCAATGTCGCCATAGTGTATTGACGAGTATGAGCTTCTCGCATCGATTCGGAAGTCAAGGTATTTTATGTAGATTATTCTAGACATGATCATGACGTGCCCGATGGTTGAGGAGCGCGTTGCGTgcgggggggggggagggggcGGGTCTGCGCGGAGTTCGATCCAGAACCAAATATCAGGCAATaatgtgcgtgtgtgtgtgtgcgtgtagCAAGTACAAAGGTGGGAGTGTTCGGTTATTAACGATATGATTATAACTATAGACTTGTATCGGCTGACGCGGACGCGGCCCGGCCACAtttgaattgttaaaaataaataattattatatgaataaattttttattgtaaactaaTTATGTCTTTCATTTCTTTCCtcttataaatataatcagTTTCTACAATACTATGTTATAAGAGATCTCATTATTCTTATTCTGTATTGATGTTGTTTAGTGGTCAGTTCAATCTAATCATATGATACACACTTGAGCTCACAAATAAATAGTTCAAGTCTTAAGCACCACAAATGTTTGAACATAACAAAACGCGTCATAATATCAATAGCCACGAGGTCGGTGTGCGCGCGGCGACTATAAGTTGGCGGTGCCGGACTTCTCCACCAGCTCCAGCAGCGTGTGCAGCGACGTGTCGAACAGCTCGCAGCGGATGGGCATCTCCAGAGAGTAGAAGGGGTTCTTGAGCGCATAGTCCGAATACAACTCGTAGATACGTTTGAGGACCACCTCAGAGCCTTGCATGTTGGGGTCAGTCactattataaattttactccTGAAAATTAAGCAGTGTGTTATGCAACTAGTcttgtatttcatatttaaagaCATTCTTTCTAAAaacagctttttattatttcgtcaATGTTAACAGTTCTGATCCTAAAACATTTTACCTGTTAATGTCTGAAAGCAGGATAATTTGAATGTGTCTGCTGTAAGAGACTCTATGCCGGAACACTTTGGGACAGGACTGAGCTGGCTGGCGAGGGCAAACAGCGGGTAGAACATACTAGCCAGGACTATCTTCTCATTGGTAGTGGCTCGTGCTCTACCAAATTTTAGACTTAGAGGGTAATTTTCCTGTAGTAAAAACAACATGTTATTAGAAAAATGAATaagtcttaaaaaaactttattttggaTCTATAATTTAAGTATGAAGAGAGCATATCCCGAAACTTATAATTATCAAGGTAAGCTGTAAAGGAGTACCTTAGTTTCTAGAACATTGAAGACATCCCTGCCGTCTTCAGTGGTGCGACCTGTCACTGGTGACCCATTCACTGACAGTAGGACATGGCCAACTGTAAACAACATAAGATTATGTCCAGGTAAATGGATAACAGGTTTGTATCTTACTGGTTGATAACATTCACATTCCAAAAATTggataaatatagtatttaattgaattacctGACAAAAGTAAGTACTTAAGATTGATCATTGTCTCAATATGTCAGATCAAATACTTATTCACATGTGATGTGACAAACATATTGTGATAATCACATTTCGTagcaatgaaaaaaattatcTTGAGTATTTTTGGtgtttataatgtaatataataaaaatgtttatatttctcATCATCACACAATGTCACAATATTTAGTTATGTAgctattatatgtatgtagttaCTAACATAGAGACTGGTGTCTGTGATAGGTAAGACCTGTGTTACAGATCACCAGGCTACCCTCCGAGGAGACAATGTCGTTTATACATCTTATTTATAAGATATTGGATTAGGTTTTAACCTATTATTAGTTGTTTGGAAGAGATACTTTAAGAAAACGGTTCACAATAAGTCTTGATACTAGACGTACACATATTTAATACAGAACTATCTACATTGATACATACGCACCATTTATTCCGTCTCTTTGACCAAAAGCAACAATAACTTTCTTATTTTCATACTGCAATTTTATGTCGAGAGGAAATCCAAAGGTTTTTTCTGTCTCTACCCGAGGAATATTGTGgtcgtaattaaatataagtccACCAGATTTGCTAACGATATAAACACCGTATATAaccatttttaagtttatttatttggaaattaaatc
This window harbors:
- the LOC113497809 gene encoding trafficking protein particle complex subunit 4; the protein is MVIYGVYIVSKSGGLIFNYDHNIPRVETEKTFGFPLDIKLQYENKKVIVAFGQRDGINVGHVLLSVNGSPVTGRTTEDGRDVFNVLETKENYPLSLKFGRARATTNEKIVLASMFYPLFALASQLSPVPKCSGIESLTADTFKLSCFQTLTGVKFIIVTDPNMQGSEVVLKRIYELYSDYALKNPFYSLEMPIRCELFDTSLHTLLELVEKSGTANL